The region TGACGGGGCGCCCAAGCATCGAATGATCAATCACATTCTTTGGCTAGCCAACACATTGGCAACATTACCTGATATTGAGATCTGGGGATATCAGGTTCAAAATACACTTTTGCCAAATGGATTTGTTGATATTACGGCGGTGGCTGATGAAAAACGTTTCCTGCTGGAGTGCTTTCCGTCGCAGAACGGCGATAGGCATTATGATCACGTTGCGATGGGACTGGCAGCGTGGAATTCTCGTTTGCTTTCGAAAAGCAAAACACCTGCTTTTGTTGAAATATTTTTTACGTTGCCCGCTCGCGAACTGATGAAACTTATAGAACAATTTTATTTCAAAGACCTTGAACTTACTTATGCCGGAGAGCCATCGGTTGCCGCAAACCTAAGAGAACTACATCTGTTGATTACAAAGACTGATGTCGGAGAGAGCACTATCGCTAACTCCCAGATTTTGAATGATGAAGGAATGTCTGAATTATGAACACCAGCATGAGATCTATAACTAGGTCCATAAAAAAAACAGATCTGGTATGGCGTTACGGATTAAACCTTGTGCCGACAGTTGATTACAAGATTCATAAACACCGGTTAACTGGTGTTGAAAGGAACATCATTGACAAACTCAATTCGGATGGGGTTGTCATTACCTCGGTGGAAGAACTTTTTGATAACGATTCAGAGTTTCTATCATTGGATGCTGCAACCAGAAGTCTGTTGGAAAACAGAAAACAAGAGATCGATGGCCTCAAGTCAATGGTAAATGACCCAGCCATCGGCCACAAAACTTTCAATTTGGAGATGCTGGGCAGCGAGTTGGTTTTTGATTCGGAAAGTATTTTTGCGCGGTTCGCACTGAACAATAGATTGTTAAATATTGCGAATGCCTATTTTCAAATGTACGCCAAGCTGAGATATTACAATGTGTGGAAGACATTTGCTTCACAAGGGAGTGCACGAGAATCACAGCTTTGGCATTTTGACCGTGAGGATAATTACATATTGAAGCTCTTTCTATATCTTGAGGATGTAGATGAAGGAGCAGGGCCGTTTACCTATGCGCAGGGAACGCACAGAAAAGGCCGTTTTCGCTTTATCAAACCCGAGTTTTTCATGGAAGGCAATGTTCGGCGAACGACCGACGAACAGATGAATGCAGTCTTTCCAAAGGAAAAATGGAAAAAGGGCACTGGAAAGAAAGGAACAATTATTTTTGCTGATACAAGGGGTTTTCACAAGGGTGGCGAGGCACGAATAAAGGACAGGCTAATGTACACTTGTATGTATACTTCCAAAGCATCAGAATCAAAAGAGCTTCTCAAGGTCCCTTCGAATATTGATACCAGCACTTTGACCAGCGAACAATTGAGGAATTTAGGTATTAAGTAGCAATTAGCTCTTTATTACCTAGATCATTGATTGCCCGATGACTAACCATAACTCCACAACCTCCAACGGCCATATGTCGGAATCGAAGAATTCCAGGGATATTAACTTCCTTCTTCTTTCTACGTCCTTATTGGTAGATCGGGTGTTTTTGCACACGGAAATGATAGATATCCTTAATAAGGCGGGAAATGTTTCAATATGGGCAACTTCCTATGACGAATCGGCTGTGGAATCGTGCTGGGCAGACGTAGATGCCGACATTCAAAAATTTCCTCAGGTGCGCGCATTTCGTGAAATCCCTCACAATTTTCTTCGTCGATTGAATGAATTTGTTTGGGACTATCGTTACTTGCCCCCAAGCCGAATGAGTATGATGGAGCATATAAGAAATAAACGATCTCCGCTACCCATACGAGCTTTAAAACCGCCCGCTCGACTGCTGGCTTTGCTTAAAACAGAACGACGTGTCGAAAGTGGTTTGGAGAAATTATTGCTGGCTTACCCACGTTCTGATGAAGCTGAGACCCGTTTGAGGGAAAACAGGCCGGATGTTGTTGTTTCTACTGGGCCTTTCCAATTTGAACAGCCGGCGATTTTTACAGCAGCAAAGAAATTAAGGATTCCAACTTTGGCTTATATTCCTTCATGGGATAACATTTCGACAAAAAATCGGATGGTCTTTAAATATGACGGCTACATAGTATGGAATGAGCAGGCAAAACGGGAGTTGTATGAATTTTATCCAGAGACAAAGGATTGTCCAGTCTATGTGATCGGAGCACCACAGTTCGACATTTTTCATCAGGAGCGTTTTCGTTCAACTCGCGAGGAGTTTTGCAAGCAACAAGATCTGGATCCAGATCTTCCAATAGTAGTTTACGCAGTCGGCTCGCCAAATTTTCTCCAGGAGAAACATGGTGCGGAGTATCTGGCAAAACGAGTCGCAAACGGAGACCTTGGCGACGTGCAGTTGCTCGTTAGACCGCATCCGATTCATGATAACGCCGAAATGAAGGAACTATTTGATCCGTACCTGCCAAAGGTTCGGCTGCAGGAAACACCGAATACAGGAAAAGAGCTAAACAAGAGAACTCAAGACGAATTGCAGATCGTTGAATGGGTGAACACTTTCAGACACGCCGATGTTGTTGTGAACCTGTCTTCCACAGTCACGATCGATGCGGCTATATTCGACAGGCCAGTCGTTAACCTGGATTTTGATCCTCAGCCGGGCCAGGCAGATCAACAGTTGATCAAGGATGTAAATCACAAATGGAATCACTTTAAGCCAATTGCCGAATCTGGAGGCGTCTGGCTGATTAATGATTTTAATGAGATGGTAGATGCAGTCAGAGGTTATTTGAAGCAGCCGGAACTTCATCGCGAAAAACGCCGGTGGATAGCCGAATATGTTTGCGGATATCTGGATGGCAAGAATAGTGAGCGCATGGCAAATGCAATAGTAGAATTTGTAGCCAGTAGGGAGAGATCTAAAAACTAATATGTGTGGAATAGCCGGAATGTTTCAACGTAATGGAGGCCAACCCTCGTTAGAGACAGTCAATAAGATTGGACTGACGATGACGCACAGAGGGCCCGATAATTTTGGTATCGAACAGCACGGAAAAGTTGTGATGGCGCATAATCGCCTCAGCCTTTTGGACCTGTCTGATGCTGCGAATCAACCTTTTTCAAACAGCAGATACTCACTGATCTATAATGGCGAGATCTATAATTTTCGTCAGTTGCGCGAAGAACTGATCAAAAAATATGGGATCGAGTTCGTTACCACTTCCGACACCGAAGTATTGTTTCATTTGCTTATTCACGAAGGTATCGATGAATGTCTCAGCAAGCTGCAGGGCATGTTCGCGTTCGCCTTTTACGATGAGGTCGAAGAGATCCTATTGCTTGCCCGGGATCGAATGGGGATCAAACCGCTTTACTATTATAGTGAGAATGGCAGTTTGTACTGGGCCTCGGAGATAAAGGCCCTTGTTAAGACGCTTGGGCTAAAACCCGATCCGATCCGTACACTTTTCTCAGTCAATAACATGGCTGAAAAATCTGCCGAATACACTTTGTTTAAGAACCTCTGGCTGCTGACGCCAGGAAGCTATTTGCGGATCGAATCAAAAGGCGAACCTAAGAAAATCGTCTATTATGATGTGGTTGACGAATTCGATGATGTGTATTACAACCACCTGAATAACCAGAGTTCTAAAGACATATTAACAACATTTGATGGCTTATTTGTTGATAGTGTTCAGAAAATGCTTATTAGCGATGCGCCGGTTGGTGCCTTTGTTAGTGGCGGAATAGATTCGAGCCTGATATCAGCCGTAGCCGCACAGTTCAACTCAGACATAAAGCTCTTTACGGCCAATATTGTTGGCAAATACTCGGAATACGAAGATGTAGTCAGATTGTCAAAACATATCAATAAAGAAGTATTTGCCTATGAATTTCAACCGCAAATGATGCTGCGCGACTGGGCAGATGTTACTTATTCGTACGACTGTCCTATAGTCATTCATGTAAACTCGATCCCGTTTTCCAATGTTGCCAGGTTGGCGAGAGACTCGAATGTAAAAGCTGTCCTTACCGGAGAAGGGGCCGACGAGCTTTTTCTAGGCTATCCGCGTATAGTCGCGCAGCGATATAGTTCTATCGCAGCATTTCCTGTCAACGCCGTTAAGTCGGTATATGATCTTGTTCCAAAACTCAGTAACTACCTGTTTCCTCATAGCAACACACCCGTTTCGTTCATTAATAAATTAGTTCAGGGTTTCGAATTTCAGCAACTTAACGACCGGGCAAACATAAAGCTTAATTCGTTGGATAAAGCGCATCGAAAAGAGCAGTATCTGACGATAAATATGCTGCGGGAACATCTGATCACGTTACTTCACCGGAATGATCGGATGGGAATGATGTCATCGATTGAAGCGCGGTTTCCATTTTTAGATGAGGCGATCGTAAAGTTTGCAGTAAATCTTCCGACAAAATTCAAAATTGGAAGGACCGGAAGATTTGGCAATCTCAAACATCCGTTCCTTATTGATAAATGGATCGTACGAAAGATGTCAGAAAAATACCTTCCAAAGCAGATCGTCAGAAAGAAAAAGTATGGGTTTCCGATGTACGGTCACAAATACCTACGCGTAAACGAGACTTTCTTTCGCAATGGCTGGATCGCAGAGAGTCTCGGCCTTTCCAACGATGTTCAAAAGTACTTCCTGCAAACACAGGACCCGTATATGATCGGAAAGTTGGCCTCCGTGGAAATTTTCGGCCGGATCTTCGGTTTTGACCATTCGACTGAGACAGTAAAACAACATATTTACGATAACGCGAAGATTGAAATGAGCGGTAAAACTCCCGTATTGGATATGTCCAAGATCCAGCGTAAAGCATCCGCTCTGTGGCCGGTCCTTCTAATGTGCAATCAGCTAATGCATGAACTTTAGAAATTATTGAGAATGATCGCAGAACGTCAACTTACAGAATTTAATAGAGTGGCTGACATCGATTCTAATCGCATCCAAGAAGAAGATGTTTCGACCGGTGCTGAAGTTATCAAAGATCAGCGTGTAGCAGTCATTTTTCCGCGTGGCGAGGTAATCCGTAATTTTGTTTATACAGGAATGTTGGATGTTTTAGGCGCGGAATCCGAGCTTCATTTATTGACTGTCGCGCCAGGAGAAGAATTTGAGGAGATGCTGGCCAGTAAGTGCGACAGCATTTACCCTCTTACTGAAGCTGACGATAAATGGATAGTGCGAATCCAACGCGATATCATCGACACGGCACACAACCGCTGGATATGGTCGAGGGCAGCAAAAGAGCGGTCGAGACTTCGCGATCAAGAAGCTCAAACCGTTCGTCAAAAAATTATTAGACGGATAAAGAAGATGATCAGTTTCCCCGTTGCCAACAGGGGTGGACTGAACGCTTTGTCGTCACTTGAACGAATTAGCAGCCGTTTATTTCGCACTTCCAATCAATATACGGAACTCTACAAGAAAATTCGTCCCGACCTGGTGTTTAACGCATCCCATGTTCACAGCCGAAATGCAACACAAGCAGTCGAAGCAGCTCAGTGGCTTGGGATTCCAACGGCGACATTCATTTTCAGTTGGGATAATCTAACTTCTCAAGGCCGAATCATGCTCCCATACGAATACTATCTAGTGTGGAACGAAGATCTAAAGAAGCAGCTGCTCGAAATGTATGAATGGATAAACCCTGAAAATGTTTTTATCACCGGCACACCTCAATTCGATTATCATTTTCAGGACAAATACTATTTGAGCAAAGAAGAGTATTGTGAGGAAATTGGTGCTGATCCGAACAGGCCGATTGTACTATACGCAACGGGAATGGCGAATCATATGCCAGGCGAACCGGATATTGTCGAAGGCATTGCTGATGTTTTGGCAGAGTTTCCTGAAGGCGGAGAACCGCAATTAGTACTAAGGGTTTATGCAAAAGACCTGACTGGACGGTTTGAAGAGTTAAGGCAGCGTCGGCCTGACATCATTTTTGCCGATCCTCTGTGGGAGCCTGCATGGCTGACACCAAAGTATGAAGACAGCTATGCGCTTATCAATGCACTTCGTCACTGCTCGCTTGGGATCAATGTCGCGTCGACTGTTTCGCTTGAACTTTGTATGTTTGATAAGCCAGTAATAAATGTTGGCTATAATCCTCCGTCAGTTCCTGAGCAAGAGCTGTCGTATGCCGATTATTATGAATTCGATCATTACAAACCTGTTGTAGAAAGTGGAGCGGTGCAAGTTGCGTGGAGCATCGCCGAGATGCGTCAATTGATAAAGAGTTCTCTAACCACACCGGAGCAACAAAAGAATGAGCGAAAGAAATTGATCGATCATATGTTTGGATCGACACTGGATGGCATGTCTGCACATCGAGTTGCTAAGGCACTGCTTGAAGTTTGTCAGACGGAGAGTGATCGGAGTTGAGAGAGTCAACAATCAAAATCTCTGTTGTCACGCCAACCCTTCGTCGTCCGGACGAAGTCGTGGGCATGTTGCAAAATCTATCTAAACAAACCCTGCTGCCGCACGAGGTTATTTTGGTTGACGGCGCTCCGCCGGAAGAAAATGAAACAGAAACTAAGGTACAAAATATTTCGCATTTGTGCCCATTCGAAATTCGTTACATTAGGCGCGGCGGTGGAACTGCAATACAACGCAACATCGGCATTGACGAGGCTACCGGTAGCATGATCAGTTTTATAGACGATGATATTCGTCTCGAACCTGATTTTTTTGAACAAATGGCTGTAGGCTTTGAGAAAGATGTTTCAGAGTCGGTCGGTGGGATTGCCGGCTATATTACAAACCAACATTTTGCCGTTGAAACTTCATCGAGGTGGAATTGGTATAAACGCTTACGCCTTTTAACAACGTATACGCCGGGGTTTTATGATTTCAAAACTGGTATTCCAATTAATCGCTACTTATACCCACCACACTCTTCATTGCGGACGATCCAGTGTATGGGAGCAGGCTGTGCAGTGTGGCGCAAAAGCGTGTTTGACCAAGGTCTGAGGTTCTCACATTTCTTTTCCGATTATGGAGTTCTTGAAGATGCTCATCTCGCTTTGT is a window of Chloracidobacterium sp. DNA encoding:
- a CDS encoding phytanoyl-CoA dioxygenase family protein — translated: MRSITRSIKKTDLVWRYGLNLVPTVDYKIHKHRLTGVERNIIDKLNSDGVVITSVEELFDNDSEFLSLDAATRSLLENRKQEIDGLKSMVNDPAIGHKTFNLEMLGSELVFDSESIFARFALNNRLLNIANAYFQMYAKLRYYNVWKTFASQGSARESQLWHFDREDNYILKLFLYLEDVDEGAGPFTYAQGTHRKGRFRFIKPEFFMEGNVRRTTDEQMNAVFPKEKWKKGTGKKGTIIFADTRGFHKGGEARIKDRLMYTCMYTSKASESKELLKVPSNIDTSTLTSEQLRNLGIK
- a CDS encoding CDP-glycerol glycerophosphotransferase family protein, whose translation is MIDILNKAGNVSIWATSYDESAVESCWADVDADIQKFPQVRAFREIPHNFLRRLNEFVWDYRYLPPSRMSMMEHIRNKRSPLPIRALKPPARLLALLKTERRVESGLEKLLLAYPRSDEAETRLRENRPDVVVSTGPFQFEQPAIFTAAKKLRIPTLAYIPSWDNISTKNRMVFKYDGYIVWNEQAKRELYEFYPETKDCPVYVIGAPQFDIFHQERFRSTREEFCKQQDLDPDLPIVVYAVGSPNFLQEKHGAEYLAKRVANGDLGDVQLLVRPHPIHDNAEMKELFDPYLPKVRLQETPNTGKELNKRTQDELQIVEWVNTFRHADVVVNLSSTVTIDAAIFDRPVVNLDFDPQPGQADQQLIKDVNHKWNHFKPIAESGGVWLINDFNEMVDAVRGYLKQPELHREKRRWIAEYVCGYLDGKNSERMANAIVEFVASRERSKN
- the asnB gene encoding asparagine synthase (glutamine-hydrolyzing), with protein sequence MCGIAGMFQRNGGQPSLETVNKIGLTMTHRGPDNFGIEQHGKVVMAHNRLSLLDLSDAANQPFSNSRYSLIYNGEIYNFRQLREELIKKYGIEFVTTSDTEVLFHLLIHEGIDECLSKLQGMFAFAFYDEVEEILLLARDRMGIKPLYYYSENGSLYWASEIKALVKTLGLKPDPIRTLFSVNNMAEKSAEYTLFKNLWLLTPGSYLRIESKGEPKKIVYYDVVDEFDDVYYNHLNNQSSKDILTTFDGLFVDSVQKMLISDAPVGAFVSGGIDSSLISAVAAQFNSDIKLFTANIVGKYSEYEDVVRLSKHINKEVFAYEFQPQMMLRDWADVTYSYDCPIVIHVNSIPFSNVARLARDSNVKAVLTGEGADELFLGYPRIVAQRYSSIAAFPVNAVKSVYDLVPKLSNYLFPHSNTPVSFINKLVQGFEFQQLNDRANIKLNSLDKAHRKEQYLTINMLREHLITLLHRNDRMGMMSSIEARFPFLDEAIVKFAVNLPTKFKIGRTGRFGNLKHPFLIDKWIVRKMSEKYLPKQIVRKKKYGFPMYGHKYLRVNETFFRNGWIAESLGLSNDVQKYFLQTQDPYMIGKLASVEIFGRIFGFDHSTETVKQHIYDNAKIEMSGKTPVLDMSKIQRKASALWPVLLMCNQLMHEL
- a CDS encoding glycosyltransferase, whose amino-acid sequence is MRESTIKISVVTPTLRRPDEVVGMLQNLSKQTLLPHEVILVDGAPPEENETETKVQNISHLCPFEIRYIRRGGGTAIQRNIGIDEATGSMISFIDDDIRLEPDFFEQMAVGFEKDVSESVGGIAGYITNQHFAVETSSRWNWYKRLRLLTTYTPGFYDFKTGIPINRYLYPPHSSLRTIQCMGAGCAVWRKSVFDQGLRFSHFFSDYGVLEDAHLALCAGKYWVLQENGSARCEHLHSQNSRANRRRIGYKCVVNYYFVFLDICGPLSMLQKIRFWRFQTFELFRIAISALHRRRWDDVRELLGRFEGFFRVLRGL